Proteins from a genomic interval of Sphingobacterium sp. SYP-B4668:
- a CDS encoding ABC transporter ATP-binding protein, with protein sequence MEKKNGLDIDYNDVVIDVKGVSKSFGDLHVLRDVDLQLFNRENLVVLGRSGTGKSVLIKLISGLLTPDSGSIHVLGESVTELKVKELQKLRLKIGFSFQNSALYDSMTVRENLEFPLVRNKRNLTRAEINAEVEDVLEGVGLSQAINQMPSELSGGQRKRIGIARTLILRPDIMMYDEPTAGLDPITCLDINKLINEVQARYKTTSIIITHDLACAKTVGDRIVMLLDGKFERQGTFNEIFDTDDKRVKAFYDYNFIV encoded by the coding sequence ATGGAAAAGAAGAACGGTTTAGATATAGATTATAACGATGTCGTAATTGATGTCAAAGGCGTCAGTAAGTCATTTGGTGACCTACATGTGTTAAGAGATGTCGATCTACAACTATTTAATCGCGAGAATTTGGTGGTGCTTGGACGTTCAGGAACAGGTAAATCGGTACTTATTAAGTTGATTTCAGGATTATTGACGCCCGATTCTGGCTCCATTCATGTACTTGGTGAGTCCGTTACAGAGCTGAAGGTCAAAGAACTGCAGAAGTTACGTTTGAAAATTGGGTTTTCGTTTCAAAATAGTGCATTATACGATAGTATGACCGTGAGGGAGAATCTTGAATTCCCGTTAGTACGCAATAAGCGAAATTTAACCCGGGCAGAAATTAATGCCGAGGTCGAGGATGTTTTGGAAGGCGTAGGGCTGTCACAAGCTATTAACCAGATGCCTTCGGAGCTATCCGGTGGACAGCGTAAGCGTATCGGTATCGCCCGAACATTGATATTAAGACCCGATATCATGATGTATGATGAACCTACAGCAGGCTTGGATCCCATCACCTGTTTGGATATTAATAAATTAATTAACGAAGTACAAGCGAGGTATAAGACGACCTCTATTATCATTACACACGACTTGGCTTGTGCTAAGACGGTAGGAGATAGGATAGTCATGTTGTTGGACGGAAAGTTTGAGCGACAAGGAACCTTTAATGAAATATTTGACACAGATGACAAACGCGTAAAAGCGTTTTATGATTACAATTTTATAGTATAA
- a CDS encoding MlaD family protein, protein MSAADNKRTLVVGLFVFIGLIILIAGILTLGGQQKKFTKTLTVTTEFEDVKGLKVGNNVWFSGVKVGIVKDISFESIRFVKVVMSIEAKSSEFIRKDAVAKLGSDGLIGNSIITLVGGSQATASIEDGDVLMSAKGTDMEAMMATLSVNNDNLVEITKNFAILSKNLVDGKGMVGAMLTDTTMVVSLSKSLDQLNKLMANANLASANLATVTNKLNSNQGLIHDLSTDTAVFASLRESAAQLQGVTQTANALMANLNETSARLNDKNNVVGALTNDPEGAAEIKQILRNLNVSTSKLDQNMEALQHNFLLRGFFKKQKKEQERALADSLKAVGTNNN, encoded by the coding sequence ATGAGCGCAGCAGACAATAAACGCACATTGGTTGTAGGTCTATTTGTATTTATCGGATTGATTATTTTGATAGCCGGTATTTTAACATTAGGTGGCCAGCAAAAGAAGTTTACAAAAACACTCACCGTCACTACTGAATTTGAAGACGTTAAAGGTCTTAAAGTCGGGAACAACGTTTGGTTTTCGGGAGTCAAGGTCGGTATTGTCAAAGATATCTCCTTTGAAAGCATCAGGTTTGTCAAGGTGGTGATGAGCATTGAGGCAAAGTCTAGCGAGTTTATCCGTAAAGATGCGGTTGCTAAACTAGGCTCGGACGGGTTGATTGGTAATTCAATCATTACACTTGTGGGCGGTTCTCAAGCTACAGCATCTATAGAAGATGGCGATGTGTTGATGTCCGCCAAGGGCACAGATATGGAAGCGATGATGGCTACACTTTCTGTTAATAACGATAATTTGGTAGAAATCACTAAGAATTTTGCGATTCTTTCTAAGAATCTTGTAGACGGTAAAGGTATGGTAGGTGCTATGCTTACAGATACTACGATGGTAGTCTCCTTAAGTAAGTCACTAGATCAATTAAATAAATTGATGGCCAATGCAAATCTAGCTTCTGCAAATCTTGCCACAGTGACCAATAAATTGAACAGCAATCAGGGGCTTATCCATGATTTGTCAACCGATACAGCAGTCTTTGCTAGCTTAAGAGAATCTGCAGCCCAATTGCAAGGTGTCACGCAGACAGCTAATGCACTGATGGCTAATTTGAATGAAACTTCGGCCCGTCTCAATGATAAAAATAATGTGGTAGGAGCTCTGACCAATGACCCTGAAGGAGCAGCAGAGATTAAGCAAATCCTTCGTAATCTGAATGTCAGTACTTCCAAGTTAGATCAAAATATGGAGGCCCTGCAACACAATTTCTTATTGCGAGGTTTTTTCAAAAAACAAAAGAAAGAACAGGAAAGGGCTTTGGCCGATAGCTTAAAAGCTGTAGGAACAAATAATAACTAG
- a CDS encoding RluA family pseudouridine synthase, which produces MQITDKDVIYEDNHIIAINKRAGDIVQVDDTGDKSLDMMVKDYLEQKYSKPNAFIGVIHRLDRPVSGLIVFAKTSKGLDRMNKLFHDRDIQKSYLAVVRTQPPHLAGKLENWLLRDRKKMITKAFNREVKGSSYAELNYQVLGELEGYYLLLVQPKTGRTHQIRVQLSTMGCPIVGDNKYGYPRGSLRRSICLHSRGLTFEHPIKGEAMALTADLPVDGFWEKFNTLL; this is translated from the coding sequence ATGCAGATTACAGACAAAGACGTTATATACGAAGATAACCATATTATCGCAATCAATAAAAGGGCGGGGGATATTGTTCAGGTCGACGATACTGGTGACAAGTCGTTGGACATGATGGTTAAGGATTATCTGGAACAAAAATATAGTAAACCCAATGCTTTTATCGGCGTTATTCACCGATTAGATCGTCCAGTGAGTGGACTTATTGTATTTGCCAAGACAAGTAAGGGGTTAGATCGGATGAATAAGCTGTTTCATGATCGAGACATACAGAAATCCTATCTTGCAGTGGTACGTACTCAACCACCTCATTTGGCAGGGAAACTCGAAAATTGGTTATTACGGGATCGAAAGAAAATGATTACCAAGGCTTTTAACAGAGAGGTCAAAGGAAGCAGCTATGCCGAGCTAAATTATCAGGTTCTTGGAGAGTTAGAGGGATACTATCTGCTGTTGGTACAGCCCAAAACCGGTAGGACCCATCAAATAAGGGTGCAGTTATCAACCATGGGCTGTCCTATTGTAGGAGATAACAAATATGGCTATCCAAGAGGGAGCCTCCGCAGGAGTATTTGTTTGCACTCAAGAGGGTTGACATTTGAGCATCCTATCAAAGGTGAGGCCATGGCTCTTACGGCAGATTTGCCTGTGGACGGCTTTTGGGAAAAATTTAATACTCTCCTATAA
- a CDS encoding DUF983 domain-containing protein: protein MATSKFSALAQSKCPKCRIGYVFEGPVYGFRKQKMNESCPHCGVKFEVEPGYFYAAMYVSYAFSVAEVVSLAVGTYMLSKSESPWVYLGVLIFTILLFAPFNFRYSRLVLLHYLTPKISYNPRYEEEQSKL from the coding sequence ATGGCTACATCCAAATTTAGTGCTTTAGCACAATCCAAATGCCCGAAATGTAGGATTGGATATGTCTTTGAAGGTCCAGTATATGGTTTTCGTAAGCAAAAGATGAATGAATCGTGTCCACATTGTGGGGTTAAGTTTGAAGTCGAACCTGGTTACTTTTACGCAGCAATGTATGTTAGCTATGCATTTTCGGTAGCAGAGGTTGTGAGCTTGGCCGTTGGTACCTACATGTTGAGCAAGAGTGAGTCACCTTGGGTGTATCTCGGGGTGCTTATATTTACTATTCTCTTGTTTGCTCCCTTTAATTTTAGATATTCACGATTGGTACTTCTTCATTATTTGACGCCAAAAATTTCATACAATCCAAGATATGAAGAAGAGCAGTCAAAGTTATAG
- a CDS encoding DUF4286 family protein, with protein MYLYNVSIITEDSVNATVVEWLKAEILSQSTFNTKFLELLDSPHEGHTHCIQIIVENESEIELFNEKHLIPLQEYIASSFHGRAFVFNSVMKYL; from the coding sequence ATGTATTTATATAATGTTTCTATCATTACCGAAGATTCCGTTAACGCAACCGTAGTTGAGTGGTTGAAAGCTGAGATTTTAAGCCAATCGACATTCAATACCAAATTTTTGGAATTGTTGGACTCTCCTCACGAAGGTCACACACACTGTATCCAAATAATAGTGGAAAATGAATCCGAAATTGAGTTGTTTAATGAAAAGCACCTGATTCCTCTCCAAGAGTATATCGCCAGTTCATTTCACGGAAGAGCATTTGTATTCAATAGTGTGATGAAATACCTATAG
- a CDS encoding S9 family peptidase, whose protein sequence is MVKIVLYAVIGLLLVCVGCSHQGDNSRIPVQDFFSVPEKSSYKISPDGQQIAYLGLENHCKNIFILNLEDKSKSKQLTYQADMNVQYFFWTDDNQIIYSNTQSSEDSLRLYSINVASEIATPLFKPIKKRLRWIHPIIPRDNSLLAAINERDSSVFDVYRVYLDGRPKVLLEHNPGNVISWYGSTDGHVRLALTSDSVEESILYRPEGTGPFREVVTNSIETTVLPLGFKKGSNSIAYALSNIGRDKLTLIEYDVAKGVEVKELYSNKDADLTSSGYVSELQEMIYTSYSLDKEKRFFFNDRIKQINDRIQAKVDGAEIDFLDHDSTLNRFIIKSYTDRNPGAIYYYDANEDKLQKLNDLNPKITSRQMSTMEPVSYKTRDGLTIQGYLTYPLNTDRKNLPVIVIPHDGPNGRVDWGFQPEAQFLANRGYAVFQMNYRGSVGYGKAFWASGFKEWGGKIQNDITDGVMWLIHEGIADRDKIAIMGYGFGGYSALYAACFNSSLYACAISNSGYTNLFTYFKQVPPYFKPYVQFYYQVIGNPETESDLFKAISPVFHSDKVKIPVFMVQGGRDKFSSVNDANQFVQRLKNNNVPVRYIVKDEEGKRFRNEENVVTYYQELEQFLNKYLK, encoded by the coding sequence ATGGTTAAGATTGTATTATATGCCGTGATAGGCTTGTTGTTGGTTTGTGTTGGTTGTTCCCATCAAGGAGACAACAGTAGGATACCCGTGCAAGATTTCTTTAGCGTACCGGAAAAGAGTAGTTACAAAATTTCTCCTGATGGACAGCAGATTGCTTATCTTGGTTTAGAAAACCACTGCAAGAACATTTTTATTTTGAATTTAGAGGATAAGTCTAAGTCTAAGCAACTTACCTATCAGGCAGATATGAATGTTCAGTACTTCTTCTGGACAGATGATAATCAGATTATTTATTCTAATACTCAATCTTCAGAGGACAGTTTACGATTATACTCCATCAATGTAGCTAGTGAAATCGCTACCCCTTTATTCAAGCCTATCAAGAAAAGATTACGTTGGATTCATCCTATAATCCCTCGAGACAATAGCTTGTTAGCTGCCATTAATGAACGTGACTCATCAGTATTTGATGTTTATAGAGTCTATTTAGATGGTAGACCCAAGGTGCTTTTGGAACATAATCCGGGCAATGTCATCTCTTGGTATGGGTCCACAGATGGACATGTCCGATTGGCCCTAACCAGTGATAGTGTCGAAGAGTCCATTCTGTACAGGCCTGAAGGGACAGGTCCTTTTCGTGAGGTAGTGACCAATAGTATTGAGACTACTGTATTGCCACTAGGATTCAAAAAAGGATCTAATTCTATAGCATATGCACTTTCCAATATTGGGCGAGATAAGCTTACCTTGATTGAATATGATGTTGCCAAAGGTGTGGAAGTAAAAGAACTCTACAGTAATAAAGATGCAGATCTCACATCCAGTGGATATGTAAGTGAGTTGCAGGAGATGATATACACTAGCTATTCCCTAGATAAGGAAAAGCGTTTTTTCTTTAATGATAGAATTAAGCAGATCAATGATCGCATCCAAGCCAAAGTAGATGGTGCTGAGATTGATTTTTTAGATCATGACTCAACGCTAAACCGTTTCATTATTAAAAGTTATACTGATAGAAATCCCGGTGCTATTTACTACTACGATGCAAACGAGGATAAATTACAAAAATTAAACGACTTAAATCCGAAGATTACCTCTCGTCAAATGTCCACAATGGAACCGGTTAGTTACAAGACCAGAGATGGACTGACTATACAAGGGTACCTCACTTATCCCTTAAATACCGACCGAAAGAATCTTCCTGTGATTGTCATTCCACATGATGGGCCCAATGGACGCGTGGATTGGGGATTCCAACCAGAAGCGCAGTTTTTGGCAAATAGGGGATATGCTGTATTTCAAATGAATTACAGAGGTTCGGTAGGCTATGGGAAGGCTTTTTGGGCCTCTGGATTTAAGGAATGGGGTGGGAAAATACAAAATGATATCACCGATGGTGTGATGTGGTTAATCCATGAGGGAATTGCCGATCGAGATAAAATAGCAATCATGGGCTACGGTTTCGGAGGATACTCAGCATTGTATGCTGCTTGTTTTAACTCTTCCTTATATGCATGTGCAATATCGAATTCAGGTTATACCAATCTGTTTACCTATTTTAAGCAGGTGCCCCCTTACTTTAAACCTTACGTACAATTCTATTATCAAGTAATTGGTAATCCTGAGACTGAGTCTGATTTATTTAAGGCAATATCCCCTGTTTTCCATTCGGATAAGGTGAAAATACCAGTTTTTATGGTTCAAGGAGGACGAGATAAATTTAGCTCCGTTAATGATGCCAACCAATTTGTCCAGCGTTTGAAAAACAATAACGTGCCTGTAAGGTATATTGTTAAAGACGAAGAGGGAAAAAGATTCAGGAATGAAGAAAATGTGGTTACCTATTATCAAGAATTGGAGCAGTTCTTGAACAAGTATTTGAAATAA
- a CDS encoding sensor histidine kinase yields MTTSTKYTYKKNIGLLIAFVVFVTILFVVSVFFARTMISNFVDSEFSNRKVEVYDKSLVPFNDFFQNRIPEISYYQGFLDTNEAKGMMDNVLRKYPFVRETIFYDIAFTNDVEEPYDIKLNNLLIQSRSVYSYTLNDTYHLISKRIGGDQLKDYYEDFSTMTMKLGNFLDRVNESTKLTDNMIFKIFYDMAPGKVTYMNIPRISDLVSYRDLYRGAIKQTVSYDQDLFVFFIDPKRIRITNVYPNLYEHIDVVPLVSVNLTGEKPYLYTEVSLPGALSDYKITFNSSESFIRKETNRRFLPVVFGISIIYFILLLIAYLIYRNVMTNGRLYRLQYDFINNLTHEFKTPVSVIKIAGNNIKSAENISEDERMMYGRILDQEADKLNSLMNKLLSFTQIENKSIKFKRERVDLKELCETLFSATKLSYPDLKLSYRIQVKNDMITDPVLLSSVFQNLIDNAYKYSNPSNKVLDVDIQQNKKNFVIIFKDEGIGISKQEHNHIFKKFYRVKNQYNQQGSIGLGLAFCKEITEFMGGEIRVESQLGKGTTFTLTFPV; encoded by the coding sequence ATGACCACTTCAACAAAGTACACGTATAAAAAGAACATAGGCTTGCTCATTGCGTTTGTGGTGTTTGTCACTATACTTTTTGTTGTATCGGTGTTCTTTGCTCGCACTATGATATCCAATTTTGTAGATAGTGAGTTTTCCAATCGTAAAGTGGAAGTGTATGACAAGTCGTTGGTTCCGTTCAATGACTTCTTTCAAAATCGTATACCCGAGATTTCCTATTATCAAGGTTTTTTGGATACCAATGAAGCTAAAGGTATGATGGACAATGTCCTTCGTAAATACCCCTTTGTTAGGGAAACCATTTTCTACGATATTGCCTTCACGAACGATGTTGAAGAGCCCTATGATATCAAGTTGAATAACCTGTTGATACAGTCCCGCTCGGTGTACTCTTATACGTTAAATGATACCTATCATTTGATATCTAAAAGAATTGGCGGCGATCAGCTTAAAGATTACTATGAGGATTTCAGTACGATGACCATGAAGTTGGGCAATTTCTTAGATCGTGTAAACGAATCAACCAAATTGACGGACAACATGATTTTCAAGATATTCTATGACATGGCTCCAGGCAAAGTCACCTATATGAATATCCCGCGGATTAGCGACTTGGTGTCTTATCGAGATTTGTATAGGGGAGCAATAAAGCAAACGGTGAGCTATGATCAGGATCTTTTTGTTTTTTTTATAGACCCCAAGCGAATTCGAATTACAAATGTCTATCCCAATTTATATGAGCATATAGATGTTGTGCCGTTGGTGAGTGTCAATTTGACTGGGGAGAAACCCTATCTTTATACTGAAGTGTCCTTGCCAGGAGCACTTTCTGACTACAAGATTACTTTTAACTCATCGGAATCTTTTATTAGAAAGGAAACCAACCGTCGTTTTTTACCTGTAGTATTTGGTATATCGATTATCTATTTCATTTTATTACTGATTGCATACCTTATTTATCGGAATGTCATGACCAATGGGAGGTTGTATCGATTACAATACGATTTCATCAATAACCTCACGCATGAGTTCAAAACTCCCGTTAGTGTTATCAAGATTGCAGGCAATAATATCAAAAGTGCAGAAAATATAAGTGAGGATGAACGCATGATGTATGGACGTATCTTGGATCAAGAAGCAGACAAGTTGAATAGTTTGATGAACAAGTTACTGTCCTTTACGCAAATTGAAAATAAATCCATCAAATTTAAACGAGAACGAGTAGATTTAAAAGAATTATGTGAAACATTGTTTTCGGCCACAAAATTGAGTTATCCTGACCTTAAACTTTCGTATAGAATTCAAGTCAAAAATGATATGATAACGGACCCCGTATTGCTGTCGAGTGTTTTTCAGAATTTGATTGATAACGCCTATAAATATTCCAATCCGTCGAACAAAGTTTTAGATGTTGATATCCAACAAAATAAGAAGAATTTTGTTATCATATTTAAGGATGAAGGGATTGGAATAAGTAAGCAGGAGCATAATCATATATTTAAGAAGTTTTATCGAGTAAAAAATCAGTATAATCAACAGGGGAGTATCGGATTGGGGTTGGCATTTTGTAAGGAAATAACTGAATTTATGGGAGGAGAAATCCGTGTTGAAAGTCAGTTAGGAAAAGGTACCACATTTACGCTCACCTTCCCCGTTTAA
- a CDS encoding response regulator transcription factor: MQKDITIAVIEDDENLRFLVSHRLQSENYKVIQAGNGLDAEKLILDQKPDIVLLDWMLPGKEGNDVCVDVRKAGFENIIIMMTAKSQDIDKIDAYSFGVTDYITKPFNMDVLVAMIENKVRFFVPKNSAEVYHFGNTEHQPNVHSLVRDGKKIELTILENRILLHFLQNVGKEITREELMEVVWGYSSNVNTRTLDMHVVRLRKKIERNPDKPHYLQTVRGLGYKFVDEDE; the protein is encoded by the coding sequence ATGCAAAAAGATATTACTATTGCCGTAATAGAAGACGATGAAAACTTACGTTTTTTGGTAAGTCATCGTTTACAATCCGAAAATTATAAGGTCATCCAGGCTGGGAATGGGCTTGATGCTGAAAAATTAATTTTGGATCAAAAACCCGACATTGTATTGTTGGACTGGATGTTGCCTGGGAAAGAAGGAAATGATGTGTGTGTGGATGTTAGGAAGGCTGGCTTCGAAAATATCATTATTATGATGACGGCTAAGTCTCAGGATATCGATAAGATTGATGCATACAGTTTTGGAGTGACCGATTATATCACGAAACCTTTCAATATGGATGTGCTGGTCGCGATGATCGAAAACAAAGTTCGCTTCTTCGTGCCGAAGAACAGTGCCGAGGTATATCATTTTGGAAATACTGAGCATCAGCCCAATGTGCATTCCTTGGTCAGAGACGGTAAGAAAATCGAGCTGACCATTTTGGAAAACAGGATTCTCCTACATTTTCTGCAGAATGTAGGTAAGGAAATTACGCGAGAAGAGTTGATGGAAGTGGTATGGGGATATAGTTCGAATGTCAATACGAGGACATTAGACATGCATGTCGTACGCCTGAGGAAGAAGATAGAACGCAATCCTGACAAACCCCATTATTTGCAGACAGTTAGAGGGTTGGGGTATAAGTTTGTGGATGAAGATGAATAG
- the greA gene encoding transcription elongation factor GreA: protein MAEVTYYNQEGLDKLKEELHYLKTEGRANIAKAIAEARDKGDLSENAEYDAAKEAQGLHEAKIAKLEDVLSSARLIDESKLDTSKVLALSIVRIKNKKNGMEMTYQLVSETEADMKSGKISVKSPIAQGLLGKSKGDVATIDVPAGKIELEILEISR from the coding sequence ATGGCAGAAGTAACTTATTACAACCAAGAGGGGTTAGATAAGCTTAAAGAAGAGCTACATTATCTAAAGACAGAAGGAAGGGCTAACATTGCTAAAGCTATTGCGGAGGCACGTGACAAGGGTGATTTGTCCGAAAATGCAGAGTATGATGCTGCTAAAGAGGCACAGGGACTGCATGAGGCTAAGATTGCTAAACTGGAAGACGTACTATCTAGTGCGAGATTGATTGACGAGTCTAAATTGGATACTTCAAAGGTTTTGGCACTATCCATTGTACGTATCAAAAATAAAAAGAATGGCATGGAGATGACCTATCAGCTCGTTTCGGAGACAGAAGCCGATATGAAATCGGGTAAGATTTCGGTCAAATCTCCAATTGCGCAGGGGCTATTAGGTAAATCCAAAGGAGATGTCGCCACTATCGATGTCCCGGCCGGGAAAATCGAGTTGGAAATCTTGGAGATATCAAGGTAA
- a CDS encoding HIT family protein, producing the protein MSTIFSKIVAGDIPAYKVAESIDYLAFLDIQPLTKGHILVIPKKETDYIFDIADDEYMGLWVFAKIVAQGIKKVFPCLKVGVAVVGLEVNHAHIHLIPLNAVQDMNFERPKLSLPAEEMEQIATEIREAIAVVTNGN; encoded by the coding sequence ATGTCAACTATTTTTTCAAAGATTGTTGCCGGTGATATCCCCGCTTATAAAGTAGCGGAAAGTATTGATTATTTGGCTTTCTTAGATATCCAACCCTTGACAAAGGGGCACATCTTGGTGATACCGAAGAAAGAGACCGATTATATATTTGATATCGCCGATGACGAATATATGGGACTGTGGGTATTTGCCAAAATTGTCGCTCAAGGTATAAAAAAAGTTTTTCCTTGCCTCAAAGTTGGCGTAGCTGTTGTAGGCCTCGAAGTCAATCACGCACACATCCATTTGATTCCTTTGAATGCAGTGCAGGATATGAACTTTGAAAGGCCCAAATTATCTCTTCCCGCTGAAGAGATGGAGCAAATAGCCACGGAGATAAGAGAAGCTATTGCAGTAGTAACGAATGGTAACTAA
- a CDS encoding DedA family protein, giving the protein MQDLLMSFQQLMDAEHLLSSGGFYLVVLIVFAETGLFFGFFLPGDYLLFLAGLFCALNKVDVSIETMYFGITVAGIAGNFAGYWFGYRAGPMLFKRKDSWIFKRKYVIMAEEFYQKYGGTALIIGRFVPIIRTFAPIFAGVVKLDFKKFVVYNVFGAFLWVSLLTLSGYFLGVKFPGIINYVEYIIVGLIVIAFLPIIIALIKRAITNKKK; this is encoded by the coding sequence ATGCAAGATTTGTTAATGTCTTTTCAGCAGTTAATGGATGCCGAACACTTATTGAGTTCTGGCGGTTTCTATTTAGTTGTATTGATTGTTTTTGCCGAGACTGGATTATTTTTTGGATTCTTTCTTCCAGGTGATTACTTATTGTTTTTAGCGGGTTTATTCTGTGCCCTCAATAAAGTTGATGTCAGTATTGAGACCATGTATTTTGGTATCACAGTGGCCGGGATAGCGGGCAATTTTGCAGGCTATTGGTTTGGATATCGAGCCGGTCCGATGCTCTTCAAGCGAAAGGATTCGTGGATATTCAAGCGAAAGTACGTCATTATGGCTGAAGAGTTTTACCAAAAATATGGCGGTACCGCTCTAATAATTGGAAGGTTTGTTCCTATTATTCGTACATTTGCTCCTATATTTGCTGGGGTGGTGAAGTTGGATTTTAAAAAGTTTGTCGTGTACAATGTATTCGGAGCCTTTTTATGGGTCTCTCTTCTGACGTTGTCCGGCTATTTTTTAGGCGTAAAGTTTCCCGGGATAATCAACTATGTCGAGTATATCATCGTAGGTTTGATTGTTATTGCGTTTCTTCCCATTATAATAGCCTTGATTAAACGTGCGATTACAAACAAGAAAAAATAA